The sequence CGGTCCACCACGACCTCACCGGAACGCTGGGGCGGCTCACCGGCCACCAGGCGCACCCCGCCGAGGCGGGCCGAGGACCAGCCGTGTCCCTCAACGGAGCTCTTCGACGGCCGCCCGTCGATGACCGCCTGCGCGTAGAACGACCGATCGGCAATCGCGGCCGCCACCCCGGAAAGCCCGGCGAGGCGCCTGCTCAGGTCCTCGGCCGCGGCCCCCGGCCAGGGCACCGTCGGCGGGAACGGGTCGCCGGGACTGTGGCTCTGCGGCGCCTGGACGACGACGGCCGCGGCGGACAGCCGATCCGGAACCTCCGGCCGTCCTGCCACGAGCAGTAACAGAGAAACGGTTACCAGCGCGATTCCAGCCACCACGGCCACCAGTGCGCCGGCCGCCCGGCGCAGCCTCAGCACGTGCCCTCCACCAGATGCGCGGTGCGTGCCGCGATTTCCTCCGCGCCCAGCGGCGCCCGGACGTCGTCCGCGATCCGTCCATCGGCGAGGAAGACGATCCGGTCGGCACGAGCGGCGGCCACCGGATCGTGGGTCACCATCACCACTGTCTGCTGATGATCGTCGACCAGCGCGCGCAACAGATCGAGTATGTGCCGCGACGTCACGCTGTCGAGCGCGCCGGTCGGCTCGTCGGCGAACACCACCGCGGGCCGGCTGATCAGGGCCCGGGCCACGGCCACGCGCTGCTGCTCGCCACCGGACAGCTCGCTCGGACGATGCCGGAGACGATCGGCCAGCCCCACCGCGGACAACGCGGCGGTGACATCCGCCGCCGCCGGGCGACGGCCGGCCAGCCGGGCGGGCAGAGCCACATTCTGCTCGGCGGTCAGCGACGAGACCAGGTTGAACGCCTGGAAGACGAACCCGATCCGGTCGCGTCGCAGCCGTGTGAGCTCGTCCTCGGTCAGATCGTCGAGCACGGTCCCATCGATGGTGACCGAGCCGGCGGTCGGGCGGTCGAGCCCTGCCGCGCAGTGCAACAGCGTCGACTTGCCCGAGCCGGAGGGGCCCATCACCGCCGAGAACGTGCCACGTTCGAATGTCACCGAAATCCCGTCGAGGGCGACCGACCGCCGGTCGCCGGTGCCGTAGGCGGCCCGGACCTTGTCCAGCACAACCGCGTGAGTCGTCATGGCGGCAACGATGCCGTTGTGGGCCGGGGTCGCGCATCGGACCTGAATCGACATTTCGCGTTCCGCCCGCCGTGGTACGCCGCGCCGTGATCGGCTCTCCTGTCATCCCTGAGGATGACGACCTGTGAGCCGACGCGCCGTCGGAAGCGATCCATTACGGTTTCGCGCATGGATGCCGCCCAGCTGATCAGGCGCCTTCGCCCGACCGAGCTCTATCTGCTCGACACGGTCGCGGCGGTGGCTGTTTCTTTCGTGTGCCTGCTGGCGGCGCTGGCGGCGCCGGTCGATGGCCGGCCGGCTGAGCCGGGCTGGCTGTCGCTCATCGCCGCCCTGGTCATCGCGCTTCCGATCGCTGCCCGCCGGCGGTGGCCCTACCCGGTCGCAATCACCGTCACCGTGGCGACCGCGCTGGCGCTGGCCATCGAGGTGATCCCCTCCTTCGCGGCGCCCGGGCCCGCATGCGCGCTGGCGTTGGCCTTCTACACCTTCGGCGCTGCGGCGCGGGATCGGCGGGCGTTCGCCGTCGAGGCGGCCTGCTCCTTCCTGATCGGGCTCGGCATGGTCGTGCCGATGCTCCTGGCAGGGCACAGCGATCCTGCGCCGGACAGTCCCTCCGCCATCCTCGCGGTCCTGTTCGGTGGCCTGGTGATCGGACCATCCGCCATTCTCGGTTTCGCCATCGGTGAGCGACGCGCGCAGAACGCCCAGCGCAGCGAACAGCTGCGGCGGGAAGCCACCATCCAGGAACGACTGCGGCTGGCCCGCGAGCTGCACGACATCATCGCCCACACCATGACGCTCATCGTGGTGAAGGCGTCGGTCGGCAACCACGTCGCGGAGGCCGATCCGGCCGAGGCCCGCGACGCGCTTCGGGTCATCGAGAAAACCGGGCGGGCCGCGATGCTGGAGGTGCGCAAGATGCTGGACACGCTGCGCGAGGAGACCTCTTTCGCTCCGACGCCGGGTCTCGACGATCTGCCGGAGCTCGTCGAGCTCGCGTCGCTGGGCGATGCCCGGGTGACGCTCACCGTCGAGCGCCCGGAGGGGGCGGCCGCCGCTGAGATGCCCGACTCGGTGCAGCTGGCGGTCTACCGGATCGTCCAGGAGGCGGTCACCAATGTGGTCAAGCACGCGGCGCCGGCGCATTGCCAGGTGACAGTCATGGTCGGGTGTTCCGACGTGCGTGTCGAGGTGACCGACGACGGTAAGCGGGAACCGACCATGAACCGGACCGGCCACGGGCTGATCGGGATGCGCGAGCGCGTGGCTCTGCACGGCGGAACCTTCGACGCGGGGCCGCGCGCAGGAGGCGGCTTCTCGGTGACGGCACTGCTCCCGCTCGGCGGGCCGGCGGTAGGTAACGACTCTGCGTCCGCCCCGCGGCCGACGGCAGGTGACGCCTTTGCGTCCGCCGCGCGGTCAACGCCGGGTAAGGGCTCTGCGTCCGCTCGGCGGGCGGCGGCAGGCGACGGCGGATGATGACGGGTGATGGCAGGTGACCAGGACGGTGCGCAGAGTGGGCGCGGACAGCTCGAAACCGGATTGCGCAATGTGGCCGGGCGGAAGCTCCGGCGCCAGGGTTTTCCGGACGAGGTCGGCGCGGCGATGGGTGGGTGAGGCGTGATCCAGGTGTTGATCGCGGACGACCAGGCGCTACTGCGCGGAAGCTTCCGGGTGCTCGTCGACTCCAGCGGCGACTGCCGTACGGTGGCGGAGGCGGCGACGGGCGTCGAGGCGATCCGGCTGGCTGCCGAGTGCCGGCCGGACGTGGTGCTCATGGACGTGCGCATGCCGGAGATGGACGGGATCGAGGCGACTCGCCGCATCTGCGCGGATCCCGAGCTTGCCGGCGTCCGCGTGCTGATTCTGACCACATTCGGTCTGGACGAGTACGTCTACGGGGCGTTGCGGGCCGGCGCGAGCGGCTTCCTGCTCAAAGACACCCCGCCGGCCGACCTTCTGACCGGCATCCGGGTCGTTGCGGGCGGTGACGCCCTGCTGTCGCCCTCGGTGACGCACCGGTTGATCGCGGAGTTCGCCCGGCTGCCGCAGCCCGACCGGCCGGTGCCCCGCCGCCTGGACGGAGTGACCGAGCGCGAGAGAGAAGTGCTCACCCTGGTCGGCCGCGGGATGTCGAACACGGAGATCGCCACCCATCTCGGGGTCAGCCTGGCCACGGTGAAGACGCACGTGGGGCGAATCCTCGCCAAACTCGACGCCCGCGACCGAGCTCAGTTGGTGATCGTCGCCTATGAGACGGGGCTGGTCACCGTGGGCACATGAGTCAGCGAACCCGGTGCAGCAGGAGCCAGGCGTCCGCCGGGAACAACCTCTGGACCAAAGCCCAGGCGAGCGCAGAGTAGTACGGGTGAGCGGCCGCCGCATCCAAGATCTCCGGATGGTCCACGCGATGGTCGGCGCCCTTCCACCGGAGCGTGCATCCGCCCGCGGCGATGACATTGCGGACCCAGTTCGTGCGGGCACCCCACGGCAGGTTGATGACGAAACCGTCCGGAGTGGCAACCACCGCGACCGGTACGGACAGGCCCCGGCCGGACACCCGGCCGCGGTGGTGCACCACCGCCCAGAGCGGAAACCAGCGCCGCCCGGCCAGCACCCGGACCGCCGGCGCGGTGGCTCGGGCGAGGCGCCAGGACGTGTTCTCCGGGGCAGCAGGAGAGGAAGCCGTCATATGTCAGATATTGCCCTCGTGGCAGCCGCCGGCGCGTCCCGGCGATCCATTGATTGCCAGGATGGGGGTGATGCGGTCCGCGTCCCTACGGCTACGCGGTGCCATGGACGCCCTTGTGGCGCACCGGCCGGTGGACGGAGAGCTGCCCACAGACCGGTGGACAAGCAGGCGGACCACGGCTGGCTCGGCGTGATGCCGGGACAGGTGGTGTTCGACCGGGTGCTCAGTGGCGGTTCCCCGGCGGCGCGGTGCGGGGTCGCTGCTCCGGGGAAGTCCCGGTCACGGTCAGGTCGCCGTCGTTGGCGCTCAGCGAGATCACGTACGGTGATTGCGGGTCGTTCTCGATGCCGCTCACCCGTACGTCGTCGCCCTCGATACGGTAACGGCCGGATGGGACGGTGACGCTGATGTCGCCCTGATTGACTCCCACCGTGACCGACGCCGGCTCAGCCAGGCCGACGTTGATGTCCCCGACGGTGGCGGACGCCTCGACCGGACCCGCGACGTCGAGCACGGTGATGTTGCCGCTGGTGGCGGACGCCTCGACCGGACCCGCGACGCCGAACGCGGTGATCTCTCCGCCGGTGATCCGCAGGGTCGCCGCGCCACGGGCTCCTCGTACGAACAGTCTGCCGTCCGTGGCGTGGAGGGAGACCGGGCCGGTGGCCTCGTAGACCTCGATGTCGCCGCTGGTCATGGTGAGGTCCGTGGCGCCGACGTCAGTGAGGGTGATGTCGGCATCCGTGATACGGCCGCGGACCGCCAACCCTGCGGGTGCGGTGATGTCGTAGGTGATGGCGTCGCAGTTGCTGCCGCATTTGTCGTCGAGGGTGAGGGTGGATCCGGAAAGCCGCCCGGCGCTGGGCGCCGGGGCGGTGCCGCTGACCTCTTGCCGGATCCTGGTTCGGTCGCCGGCCGCGGTCCGGATCGTCACGTCGGCGGAGGTGCCGGTCAGGACGATCTCGGTGATCTTGGCGGGTGTGGCGGCGGTGGCCACGGCGTTGTCGGTGAGAAGGAGCGCCGCGGCCATGAGAAGGACGCCCGATCGCTGTTTCATGATCTGACGATAGCCCTTTTGGCCGTTTTCCACGGGAAAGTCGGATACGGTGCGATCGCGGTCCGGGCCACGGCCTCCCACTGCGCGTCTACCGGAGCTCCTCGTGAACGAGCGTCGCGCCGGTGGATCTGCGAGCGGCGGTGTCCGGTGGGCGGATCTCCTGTGGCCGATGCGGCTCCCTGCGGATATCGCGTGGCAGCGTCCGGTGGGCGCAATCACTCGTGCTCGATGCGGCTTCCTGCGGCCATTGTCTGGCGGCGTCCGATGGGGGCAATCTCCTGCGGACCGACCCGGTTTCCTGCACGATCGCGGTTTCTTGCGCCGGAGGCGGCTCCCCGCCGCCCGGTGGTGCGGGCGAGGACCCGTGGTGTGGGTGGGAGGCCGGTGGTGCGCGTGGTGCGGGCGGAGGGCGGGTGGTGCCGGTGGACGGCGGGTGGTGCGGACGGCGGGTGGTGCGGACGGACGGCGGGTGGTGTGGGGGAGTGCGGGTGGTGCGGGTGGACGGCCGGTGGTGCAGGTAGAAGGTCGGTGATGCGGCTGAGCGGCGGTGGAGGGCCGACGGTGTGGGCGGAGGGCGGGTGGTGCGGGTGGACGGCGGGTGGTGCGGACGGCGGGTGGTGCGGACGGACGGCGGGTGGTGCGGACGGACGGCGGGTGGTGCAGGTAGAAGGTCGGTGATGCGGCTGAGCGGCGGTGGAGGGCGGACGGCGGGTGGTGCGGGTGGACGGCGGCTGGTGCCGGTGAACGGCCGGTGGTTGACTACTCGGATGATCACCCTTGGCAGCTGGCCGACCCCGGTCGAGGAAGCGCCACGGCTGGCGGCCCGGATCGGGGCTGCCCGGCTGTGGCTCAAGAGGGACGACCTGACCGGGCTCGGTGGCGGCGGCAACAAGGTGCGCAAGCTGCAGTACACCTGCGCCGAGGCGGTGGCCGCCGGGGCGCGCGTGCTGATCACATCGGGTGCCGCGCAGAGCAACCACGCGCGGTTGACCGCCGCGGCGGCTCGGCGGCTCGGCATGGAATGCGTACTCGTACTGAAAGGGCCGGCGCCGGCGGCGGCGCGCGGCAACCTCCTGCTCGACGCCC is a genomic window of Actinoplanes teichomyceticus ATCC 31121 containing:
- a CDS encoding sensor histidine kinase, whose product is MDAAQLIRRLRPTELYLLDTVAAVAVSFVCLLAALAAPVDGRPAEPGWLSLIAALVIALPIAARRRWPYPVAITVTVATALALAIEVIPSFAAPGPACALALAFYTFGAAARDRRAFAVEAACSFLIGLGMVVPMLLAGHSDPAPDSPSAILAVLFGGLVIGPSAILGFAIGERRAQNAQRSEQLRREATIQERLRLARELHDIIAHTMTLIVVKASVGNHVAEADPAEARDALRVIEKTGRAAMLEVRKMLDTLREETSFAPTPGLDDLPELVELASLGDARVTLTVERPEGAAAAEMPDSVQLAVYRIVQEAVTNVVKHAAPAHCQVTVMVGCSDVRVEVTDDGKREPTMNRTGHGLIGMRERVALHGGTFDAGPRAGGGFSVTALLPLGGPAVGNDSASAPRPTAGDAFASAARSTPGKGSASARRAAAGDGG
- a CDS encoding ABC transporter ATP-binding protein yields the protein MTTHAVVLDKVRAAYGTGDRRSVALDGISVTFERGTFSAVMGPSGSGKSTLLHCAAGLDRPTAGSVTIDGTVLDDLTEDELTRLRRDRIGFVFQAFNLVSSLTAEQNVALPARLAGRRPAAADVTAALSAVGLADRLRHRPSELSGGEQQRVAVARALISRPAVVFADEPTGALDSVTSRHILDLLRALVDDHQQTVVMVTHDPVAAARADRIVFLADGRIADDVRAPLGAEEIAARTAHLVEGTC
- a CDS encoding DUF4097 family beta strand repeat-containing protein; protein product: MKQRSGVLLMAAALLLTDNAVATAATPAKITEIVLTGTSADVTIRTAAGDRTRIRQEVSGTAPAPSAGRLSGSTLTLDDKCGSNCDAITYDITAPAGLAVRGRITDADITLTDVGATDLTMTSGDIEVYEATGPVSLHATDGRLFVRGARGAATLRITGGEITAFGVAGPVEASATSGNITVLDVAGPVEASATVGDINVGLAEPASVTVGVNQGDISVTVPSGRYRIEGDDVRVSGIENDPQSPYVISLSANDGDLTVTGTSPEQRPRTAPPGNRH
- a CDS encoding response regulator, with the protein product MIQVLIADDQALLRGSFRVLVDSSGDCRTVAEAATGVEAIRLAAECRPDVVLMDVRMPEMDGIEATRRICADPELAGVRVLILTTFGLDEYVYGALRAGASGFLLKDTPPADLLTGIRVVAGGDALLSPSVTHRLIAEFARLPQPDRPVPRRLDGVTEREREVLTLVGRGMSNTEIATHLGVSLATVKTHVGRILAKLDARDRAQLVIVAYETGLVTVGT